The following proteins are encoded in a genomic region of Saccharopolyspora antimicrobica:
- a CDS encoding NAD(P)/FAD-dependent oxidoreductase yields MAAVAHEVDLLVVGAGPTGLFAAYYAGFRGMSVALVDALPEPGGQVTAMYPEKMIFDVAGFPAVRGRDLVAALVEQADQYAPRYLLGRHAVELSDVDGQLLVGLGGGEAVRAGAVLITAGIGEFSPRPLPAGGDWLGRGVVHFIPELAVHSGRDVVVVGGGDSAFDWALALHPVARSVALVHRRARFRAHPGLVDKVEDLGVPLITPAEVVEIRGDENGVHEVEIEVGGAERRVLPAQTVVAALGFTADLGPIEGWGLELEKRAILVDTTMRTNRPRVYAAGDVAAYPGKVKLIATGFGEAATAVNNIAVELNPDAHLFPGHSSNLP; encoded by the coding sequence ATGGCGGCGGTTGCGCACGAGGTCGATCTGCTGGTCGTCGGCGCGGGCCCGACGGGGCTGTTCGCCGCCTACTACGCGGGTTTTCGCGGGATGTCGGTGGCGCTGGTGGACGCGCTGCCCGAGCCGGGCGGCCAGGTGACGGCGATGTACCCGGAGAAGATGATCTTCGACGTGGCCGGGTTCCCCGCGGTGCGCGGCCGGGATCTGGTTGCCGCGCTGGTGGAACAGGCCGATCAGTACGCACCGCGCTACCTGCTCGGCAGGCACGCGGTCGAACTGTCCGATGTGGATGGGCAGCTGCTGGTCGGGCTCGGCGGCGGCGAGGCGGTGCGCGCGGGTGCGGTGCTGATCACCGCGGGCATCGGCGAGTTCAGCCCGCGACCGCTGCCCGCCGGCGGCGACTGGCTCGGCCGCGGCGTCGTGCACTTCATCCCCGAGCTGGCCGTGCACAGTGGACGCGACGTGGTGGTGGTCGGCGGCGGTGACTCCGCGTTCGACTGGGCGCTGGCGCTGCACCCGGTGGCGCGCAGCGTCGCGCTGGTGCACCGCCGGGCGCGGTTCCGCGCGCACCCGGGCCTGGTCGACAAGGTCGAGGACCTCGGCGTCCCGCTGATCACACCGGCCGAGGTGGTGGAGATCCGCGGTGACGAGAACGGAGTGCACGAGGTCGAGATCGAGGTCGGCGGAGCCGAGCGCCGCGTGCTCCCCGCGCAGACCGTGGTCGCGGCGCTGGGCTTCACCGCCGACCTGGGCCCGATCGAGGGCTGGGGACTGGAGCTGGAGAAGCGCGCGATCCTGGTGGACACGACGATGCGCACGAACCGCCCGCGGGTCTACGCGGCGGGCGACGTCGCGGCCTACCCGGGCAAGGTCAAGCTGATCGCGACGGGCTTCGGCGAAGCGGCGACGGCGGTGAACAACATCGCGGTGGAGCTCAACCCGGACGCCCACCTCTTCCCGGGCCACTCCTCGAACCTGCCCTGA
- a CDS encoding S1 family peptidase, whose amino-acid sequence MRMRSVLIAALAAVGAVGALGMPAVAQPDDVKPYIVGGHDATEEYSFMVSLQQQGRHGCGGSLIKPDWVVTAAHCVQGGGQFSVRVGSNTHASGGEQANVSAVRTHPSGDIAVLKLDRQLQATPIKIASTSGDAGTATRIIGWGQTCARPGCGPAPQYLQELDTQIVNDSSCLGIDGRNEICTDNPNGNSGACYGDSGGPQIKGSPGNWELIGATSRSGNGDSTCATGPSIYADVVAYADWVNQNTGG is encoded by the coding sequence ATGCGCATGCGTTCGGTTCTCATCGCGGCACTCGCAGCCGTCGGCGCAGTCGGCGCTCTGGGCATGCCTGCAGTCGCCCAGCCCGACGATGTCAAGCCGTACATCGTCGGCGGCCACGACGCCACCGAGGAGTACTCGTTCATGGTGTCGCTGCAGCAGCAGGGCAGGCACGGCTGCGGCGGTTCGCTGATCAAGCCCGACTGGGTGGTGACCGCGGCGCACTGCGTGCAGGGCGGCGGCCAGTTCTCGGTGCGGGTCGGCAGCAACACCCACGCCAGCGGCGGCGAGCAGGCCAACGTCAGCGCCGTGCGGACGCACCCCTCCGGTGACATCGCGGTGCTGAAGCTGGACCGCCAGCTGCAGGCCACCCCGATCAAGATCGCGTCCACCTCCGGTGACGCGGGCACCGCCACCCGGATCATCGGCTGGGGCCAGACCTGCGCCCGGCCCGGTTGCGGCCCCGCTCCGCAGTACCTGCAGGAGCTGGACACCCAGATCGTCAACGACTCCAGCTGCCTGGGCATCGACGGTCGCAACGAGATCTGCACCGACAACCCGAACGGCAACTCCGGTGCCTGCTACGGCGACTCGGGCGGCCCGCAGATCAAGGGCTCCCCGGGCAACTGGGAGCTGATCGGCGCCACCAGCCGTTCCGGCAACGGCGACTCGACCTGCGCCACCGGCCCGTCGATCTACGCCGACGTGGTCGCCTACGCGGACTGGGTCAACCAGAACACCGGCGGCTGA
- a CDS encoding SDR family NAD(P)-dependent oxidoreductase: MNKAVVTGGTHGMGLAIVRELLARGAEVVLTGRNERNIEEARTALKGEAAHVVRSDAGSMADIAALGDFVGEKLGSVDHLFINHGMARFTELADVTEQEWDRHFAVNTKGSFFTVQRLAPLLNEGGSVVFTTVANDVVFPGLSAYSASKEAMRAFAHVLAVELLPRKIRVNSVAPGYIKTPTMGVADLSEEQRREFERQGDESTPLRRIGTVEEVAKAALFLAEDATFSTNVELAVDGGFAQGLGH; encoded by the coding sequence GTGAATAAGGCTGTTGTCACCGGCGGTACCCACGGCATGGGCCTGGCGATCGTGCGGGAGCTGCTCGCACGCGGCGCCGAGGTGGTGCTGACCGGGCGGAACGAGCGGAACATCGAGGAAGCGCGCACCGCGCTGAAGGGAGAAGCCGCGCACGTCGTGCGCTCCGACGCGGGCAGCATGGCCGACATCGCCGCCCTCGGCGACTTCGTCGGCGAGAAGCTCGGCAGCGTCGACCACCTCTTCATCAACCACGGCATGGCGCGGTTCACCGAGCTCGCCGACGTGACGGAGCAGGAGTGGGACCGGCACTTCGCGGTCAACACCAAGGGCTCGTTCTTCACCGTGCAGCGCCTCGCGCCGCTGCTCAACGAGGGCGGCTCGGTCGTGTTCACCACGGTCGCCAACGACGTCGTCTTCCCCGGCCTGAGCGCGTACTCGGCGTCGAAGGAGGCGATGCGCGCCTTCGCTCATGTGCTCGCGGTGGAGCTGCTGCCGAGGAAGATCCGGGTGAACAGCGTGGCGCCGGGCTACATCAAGACGCCGACGATGGGCGTGGCCGACCTGAGCGAGGAGCAGCGGCGGGAGTTCGAGCGGCAGGGCGACGAATCCACCCCGCTGCGCCGCATCGGCACCGTCGAGGAGGTCGCGAAGGCGGCGCTCTTCCTGGCCGAGGACGCGACGTTCAGCACGAACGTCGAGCTGGCGGTCGACGGCGGCTTCGCGCAGGGCCTGGGGCACTGA
- a CDS encoding nitroreductase family deazaflavin-dependent oxidoreductase has protein sequence MAEVLDSPDPSVAEHVRRYLATDGESGHLEGGATNLVLTYRGRKSGKRYRTGLFYGVDGDRYVLVASGAGITHTHPQWYRNVVADPEVEVQIKGERFTARARTAEGAERERLWELMVELAPVYRTYYEPRTRREIPVVVLERTA, from the coding sequence GTGGCCGAGGTGCTGGACAGCCCGGACCCGTCGGTCGCCGAGCACGTGCGCCGCTACCTCGCGACGGACGGCGAGAGCGGCCACCTCGAAGGCGGCGCGACCAACCTGGTGCTCACCTACCGCGGGCGGAAGTCCGGGAAGCGGTACCGGACCGGGCTCTTCTACGGCGTCGACGGCGACCGGTACGTGCTGGTGGCATCGGGTGCGGGCATCACGCACACCCATCCGCAGTGGTACCGGAACGTGGTGGCGGATCCCGAGGTCGAGGTCCAGATCAAGGGTGAGCGCTTCACCGCGCGGGCCCGCACCGCGGAAGGCGCGGAGCGCGAGCGGCTGTGGGAGCTGATGGTCGAGCTCGCGCCCGTGTACCGGACGTACTACGAGCCGCGCACCCGCCGGGAGATCCCGGTGGTGGTGCTGGAACGCACTGCGTGA
- a CDS encoding BTAD domain-containing putative transcriptional regulator encodes MRFGVLGPLAVWTPDGTPVAVPEARVRALLASLLVAPGRVVSADRLVDELWGEALPANPSGALQTLVSRLRRAIGAELVVRRPPGYVLTAPSVDSTRFAELTALAQRTSGATGKAEVLAEALGLWRGDAFAGFSDEPFASAAAAALEEQRLAAWEDYAEARLQLGDHTSLAGELHALVEQHPLRERLRAAHLRALHRAGRTAEALEGYDAMRRLLRDELGLDPSADLAALHEELLTAEPVRRRIPSLPVPPTELVGRERAVAGVRALLGAHRLVTLIGPGGVGKTRLAVEVARGADEACLVELAALPRETTVDGLADVAATALGIRDGSRPRSPVDRLAEVLRGRLLVLDNCEHIVEPVAALVHRLLATGAHVLATSREPLGVSGEHLWEVPTLDVPPPGAPPADVLRAGAVQLFAARAAAASPGFAVSADNAEAVATICRRVDGIPLAIELAAARVRVLGTAELSERLNDRFAVLTGGPRDAPPRQRTLGAVLDWSWELLTEAERTVLRRLAAFADGCTLAAAETLCAGDGVQRPQVLDLLTRLVDRSLVVASHTADGPRYSLLESVSAYCERQLGPEERDRLRQAHAAYFTELAEEAATHLCGPEQQKWLGRLDIETGNLRRALGDVRLARALVWYWFLRGRLIEARRATESADPVLAAWHTGFRLLTGEPVDNRAPLRLHAAIADPRERALAGWFLGYAATRFGDLPVAEELTGEALAASEELSDGWGIAAALSVRAVQRHVRGDLTGSAADAERSRALFEEVGDRWGRGQAGTVLGKLAEFAGDYAAATTWHREAAELAEELALWPDVSMSCSELGRIALLQGDHTAADELHDRARALAIEHGDAAGQEFAEVGLALSARRTGRFAEAENLLRPWLAWNQRFEADNGAALILAELGFAAEQRGDAPAAVDLHAQGLAAARRTGDPRAVALALEGLAGARLLAGQPGRARGLLASAALLRESTGAPLPTAERGDVDRIEELLNSALSSGRIRAGSRSGPGRGGRPG; translated from the coding sequence ATGCGTTTCGGGGTGCTCGGTCCGCTCGCGGTGTGGACGCCGGACGGCACTCCCGTCGCGGTACCCGAGGCGCGGGTTCGCGCGCTGCTGGCGTCGCTGCTCGTCGCGCCCGGACGTGTCGTGTCCGCGGACCGCCTGGTGGACGAGCTGTGGGGCGAGGCGCTCCCGGCGAACCCGTCCGGCGCCCTGCAGACCCTCGTCTCGCGCCTGCGCCGCGCGATCGGCGCCGAGCTCGTCGTCCGCCGCCCGCCGGGCTACGTGCTGACGGCACCGTCCGTCGACAGCACCAGGTTCGCCGAGCTCACCGCGCTTGCACAGCGCACGTCCGGTGCCACCGGGAAGGCCGAGGTGCTTGCCGAAGCCCTCGGTCTCTGGCGCGGCGACGCCTTCGCGGGTTTCTCCGACGAGCCCTTCGCCAGCGCCGCAGCCGCCGCATTGGAAGAGCAGCGCCTCGCGGCTTGGGAGGACTACGCGGAAGCCCGGCTCCAGCTGGGCGATCACACGTCTCTGGCCGGTGAGCTCCACGCGCTCGTCGAACAGCACCCGCTGCGCGAACGTCTCCGCGCCGCGCACCTGCGCGCGTTGCACCGTGCGGGCCGGACGGCTGAAGCGCTCGAAGGCTACGACGCGATGCGCCGCCTGCTCCGCGACGAGCTCGGCCTCGATCCGAGCGCCGACCTCGCTGCGCTGCACGAGGAGCTGCTGACCGCTGAACCCGTGCGGCGGCGCATCCCGTCGCTGCCGGTGCCGCCGACCGAGCTCGTGGGCCGGGAACGCGCCGTGGCCGGTGTTCGCGCGCTGCTCGGCGCACATCGCCTGGTCACGCTGATCGGACCGGGCGGGGTGGGCAAGACCAGGCTCGCCGTCGAGGTCGCGCGCGGAGCCGACGAGGCCTGCCTGGTAGAGCTCGCCGCACTCCCCCGCGAGACCACAGTGGACGGATTGGCCGATGTCGCGGCGACCGCGCTCGGCATCCGCGACGGTTCCCGGCCGCGCTCACCCGTCGATCGGCTCGCCGAGGTGCTGCGCGGGCGGCTCCTCGTGCTGGACAACTGCGAGCACATCGTCGAGCCCGTCGCCGCGCTCGTGCACAGGCTGCTGGCGACCGGCGCGCACGTGCTCGCGACGAGCCGGGAGCCGCTCGGCGTCTCCGGCGAGCACCTGTGGGAGGTGCCGACGCTCGACGTCCCACCGCCCGGCGCACCGCCCGCGGACGTGCTCCGCGCCGGAGCGGTGCAGCTCTTCGCCGCGAGAGCTGCCGCGGCCTCGCCCGGTTTCGCGGTGTCCGCCGACAACGCGGAGGCGGTCGCCACGATCTGCCGCCGCGTGGACGGAATCCCGCTCGCCATCGAGCTGGCGGCGGCCCGGGTGCGCGTGCTCGGCACAGCAGAGCTGTCGGAACGGCTGAACGACCGGTTCGCCGTGCTCACCGGCGGCCCGCGCGACGCGCCACCGCGCCAGCGAACGCTGGGCGCGGTGCTCGACTGGAGCTGGGAGCTGCTGACGGAGGCCGAGCGAACGGTCCTGCGCAGGCTCGCGGCCTTCGCCGACGGCTGCACCCTCGCCGCAGCGGAAACACTGTGCGCAGGCGATGGCGTGCAGCGCCCGCAGGTTCTCGACCTGCTGACCCGGCTGGTCGACCGCTCGCTGGTCGTCGCCTCGCACACCGCAGACGGCCCGCGCTACAGCCTGCTGGAGTCGGTGTCCGCGTACTGCGAACGACAGCTGGGGCCTGAAGAGCGCGATCGGCTCCGCCAGGCGCACGCCGCCTACTTCACCGAGCTGGCGGAGGAAGCAGCAACCCACCTGTGCGGGCCCGAACAGCAGAAGTGGCTGGGCCGCCTGGACATCGAGACCGGCAACCTGCGCCGCGCGCTCGGCGACGTCCGCCTGGCCCGCGCGCTGGTCTGGTACTGGTTCCTGCGCGGGCGGCTCATCGAGGCCCGGCGGGCGACGGAGAGCGCGGACCCGGTGCTCGCCGCCTGGCACACCGGATTCCGGCTCCTCACCGGCGAACCCGTGGACAACCGCGCCCCGCTGCGCCTGCACGCCGCGATCGCCGATCCGCGAGAGCGCGCGCTGGCGGGCTGGTTCCTCGGCTACGCCGCGACCAGGTTCGGCGATCTACCGGTCGCCGAGGAACTGACGGGCGAAGCGCTGGCGGCCTCGGAAGAACTCAGCGACGGCTGGGGAATCGCAGCGGCGCTCAGCGTCCGCGCGGTGCAGCGCCACGTCCGCGGCGACCTCACCGGATCAGCGGCGGACGCCGAACGCAGCCGCGCGCTGTTCGAGGAGGTCGGCGACCGCTGGGGCCGCGGCCAGGCCGGGACCGTGCTCGGCAAGCTCGCCGAGTTCGCAGGCGACTACGCCGCCGCGACGACCTGGCACCGCGAAGCCGCCGAACTGGCCGAAGAACTCGCGCTGTGGCCGGACGTGTCCATGAGCTGCTCCGAGCTGGGCCGCATCGCCCTGCTCCAAGGCGACCACACCGCCGCCGACGAGCTCCACGACCGAGCCCGTGCGCTGGCCATCGAGCACGGCGACGCGGCAGGCCAGGAGTTCGCCGAAGTGGGCCTCGCGCTCTCCGCCCGCCGCACCGGCAGATTCGCCGAAGCCGAGAACCTGCTGCGCCCGTGGCTGGCCTGGAACCAGCGCTTCGAAGCGGACAACGGTGCGGCCCTGATCCTCGCCGAACTGGGCTTCGCGGCCGAACAGCGCGGCGACGCCCCGGCCGCCGTCGACCTCCACGCCCAAGGCCTCGCAGCAGCTCGTCGCACCGGAGACCCGCGCGCGGTCGCCCTGGCCCTGGAAGGCCTGGCCGGAGCCCGCCTCCTCGCCGGTCAACCGGGCCGGGCAAGAGGCCTCCTCGCGTCAGCGGCCCTGCTCCGCGAATCCACCGGAGCCCCGCTGCCCACAGCCGAACGCGGAGACGTCGACCGCATCGAAGAACTGCTCAACAGTGCACTGAGCAGTGGTCGGATCAGGGCAGGTTCGAGGAGTGGCCCGGGAAGAGGTGGGCGTCCGGGTTGA
- a CDS encoding ATP-dependent DNA ligase — protein MVLLAEVVATSREVAATRSRKAKTTAIADLLGRLEPEEVRPATALLAGELPGGRAGVGWSTLTSLAAAPAPVPTLTIGAVDTAINALREISGSGSAQRRTSELTALLGQATADEQQFLVRLLGGELRQGALEGVMVEAIAAAAEVATDAVRRAFMLSGRLPATAEAALRGGEPALAEFGLEIGRPVRPMLASPADDLESALTGEVTVEYKLDGARIQVHRDGDEVHVYTRTLREITGSVPELVDLVRGLDCRSVVLDGETLALDDGGRPRPFQETMSRFGAQSSRELLLHPYFFDCLHLDGTDLLDLPLRDRLDALAKVAPQHRIPSALSPTSERAAALFDEALAAGHEGVVVKDLDSGYAAGRRGRAWRKVKPEHTLDLVVLAAEWGHGRRRGYLSNLHLGARDPDGGPPIMVGKTFKGLTDELLAWQTEEFQRRETHRDDWTVHIAPDLVVEIELDGVQTSPRYPGGVALRFARVLRYRPDKDAASADSIEAVRALLPGG, from the coding sequence ATGGTGCTGCTCGCTGAGGTGGTCGCGACTTCGCGCGAGGTCGCGGCAACGCGCTCGCGCAAGGCGAAGACCACGGCCATCGCCGACCTGCTGGGACGGCTGGAACCCGAGGAGGTCCGCCCGGCGACCGCCCTGCTGGCCGGGGAACTGCCAGGCGGCCGGGCCGGGGTCGGCTGGTCCACGCTGACCTCGCTGGCCGCGGCACCCGCACCGGTGCCGACGCTGACCATCGGCGCCGTCGACACCGCGATCAACGCGCTCCGGGAGATCAGCGGCTCGGGTTCTGCGCAGCGGCGGACGTCGGAGTTGACCGCCCTGCTCGGCCAGGCCACCGCCGACGAACAGCAATTCCTGGTGCGGCTGCTCGGCGGCGAGCTGCGCCAAGGCGCGCTGGAAGGCGTGATGGTCGAGGCCATCGCAGCGGCCGCTGAAGTAGCGACCGACGCCGTCAGGCGCGCGTTCATGCTCTCCGGCCGGCTGCCCGCCACCGCCGAAGCGGCGTTGCGCGGCGGAGAACCCGCGCTGGCCGAATTCGGCCTGGAGATCGGACGACCGGTGCGCCCGATGCTCGCCTCACCCGCCGACGACCTGGAGTCGGCGCTGACCGGAGAGGTGACGGTCGAGTACAAACTGGACGGTGCGCGCATCCAGGTGCACCGCGACGGCGACGAGGTGCACGTCTACACCCGCACGCTGCGCGAGATCACCGGCAGCGTCCCGGAACTCGTCGACCTGGTGCGCGGCCTGGACTGCCGGTCGGTGGTGCTCGACGGCGAAACGCTGGCGCTCGACGACGGCGGCCGGCCACGACCGTTCCAGGAGACGATGAGCCGGTTCGGCGCGCAGAGCTCGCGAGAGCTGCTGCTGCACCCGTACTTCTTCGACTGCCTGCACCTCGACGGCACCGATCTGCTGGACCTGCCGCTGCGCGACCGGCTCGACGCGCTGGCGAAAGTCGCGCCGCAGCACCGGATTCCTTCAGCTCTCTCCCCGACCTCCGAACGCGCGGCGGCGCTGTTCGACGAAGCGCTGGCCGCCGGGCACGAAGGAGTCGTGGTGAAGGACCTGGACTCCGGCTACGCCGCGGGCCGGCGCGGCCGCGCGTGGCGGAAGGTCAAACCCGAGCACACGCTCGACCTCGTCGTGCTCGCCGCCGAATGGGGCCACGGCCGCCGCCGCGGCTACCTGTCCAACCTGCACCTCGGCGCGCGCGACCCGGACGGCGGCCCGCCGATCATGGTCGGCAAGACCTTCAAGGGCCTGACCGACGAGCTGCTGGCCTGGCAGACCGAGGAGTTCCAGCGCCGCGAGACCCACCGCGACGACTGGACCGTGCACATCGCGCCCGACCTCGTGGTGGAGATCGAACTCGACGGCGTGCAGACCAGTCCCCGCTACCCCGGCGGCGTCGCGCTGCGCTTCGCCCGCGTGCTGCGCTACCGGCCGGACAAGGACGCGGCCTCGGCCGACAGCATCGAGGCGGTGCGCGCCCTGCTGCCCGGCGGGTGA
- a CDS encoding S1 family peptidase, whose product MLLAGIAAIALGAGLAPAATADDDPGALIVGGHDATEQYDWMASLQRGGNHSCGASLIDEQWVLTAAHCVQDVAPADLGLRIGSQDHTTGGTEAGVSEIVVHPDYATNGPNGDIALLKLDQPVSATPIEIADASGPEGTPSRIIGWGVTCPIRGCGQPPVQLQELETQVVSDSQCSLSAVDADTEICTGSSELLANACFGDSGGPQLEGQPGDWKLTGVTSRLGSLIPVCGTAPSIYTDATAYKTWINDTIG is encoded by the coding sequence ATGCTGCTCGCTGGCATCGCCGCGATCGCGCTGGGCGCAGGTCTCGCGCCGGCCGCGACCGCGGACGACGACCCGGGCGCGCTGATCGTCGGGGGCCACGACGCGACCGAGCAGTACGACTGGATGGCCTCGCTGCAGCGGGGCGGCAACCACAGCTGCGGAGCGTCGCTGATCGACGAGCAGTGGGTGCTGACCGCCGCCCACTGCGTGCAGGACGTCGCACCGGCGGACCTCGGCCTGCGCATCGGCAGCCAGGACCACACCACCGGCGGCACCGAGGCGGGCGTGTCCGAGATCGTGGTCCACCCGGACTACGCGACCAACGGCCCCAACGGCGACATCGCGCTGCTGAAGCTGGACCAGCCGGTCTCGGCGACGCCGATCGAGATCGCCGACGCCTCCGGTCCGGAGGGCACTCCCTCGCGCATCATCGGCTGGGGCGTGACCTGCCCGATCCGCGGCTGCGGCCAGCCGCCGGTGCAGCTGCAGGAGCTGGAGACCCAGGTGGTCTCGGACAGCCAGTGCTCGCTGAGCGCCGTCGACGCCGACACCGAGATCTGCACCGGCAGCTCGGAGCTGCTCGCCAACGCGTGCTTCGGCGACTCCGGCGGCCCGCAGCTGGAGGGCCAGCCCGGCGACTGGAAGCTCACCGGCGTCACCAGCCGGCTGGGCAGCCTGATCCCGGTCTGCGGCACCGCGCCGTCCATCTACACGGACGCGACGGCCTACAAGACCTGGATCAACGACACGATCGGCTGA
- the glpX gene encoding class II fructose-bisphosphatase: MSSSTERHREAPDRNLAMELVRVTEAAAMAAGRWVGRGDKNAGDGAAVDAMRKLIGTVSMRGVVVIGEGEKDEAPMLYNGEEVGNGEGPECDVAVDPIDGTTLLSKGMPNALAVLAVSERGTMFDPSAVFYMEKMAVGPEAAGHIDISAPIAENVRRVAKAKQIDVSDVTVCILDRPRHEQIVKEVREAGARIQFISDGDVAGAIAAARPGSGVDMLLGIGGTPEGIISACALKCLDGEIQTRLWPRDDIERAKLREAGHDVNQVLTTSDLVRGDNMFFCATGITDGALLKGVHYRANRCTTQSIVMRSKSGTVRVIEGQHRLAKLREYADVDYVDDSARHGLLP; the protein is encoded by the coding sequence ATGAGCTCCAGCACCGAACGACACCGCGAAGCACCGGACCGCAACCTCGCCATGGAACTCGTCCGCGTGACCGAGGCCGCCGCGATGGCCGCCGGTCGCTGGGTCGGCCGCGGCGACAAGAACGCAGGCGACGGCGCGGCGGTGGACGCGATGCGCAAGCTCATCGGCACCGTGTCGATGCGGGGCGTCGTGGTCATCGGCGAGGGCGAGAAGGACGAAGCCCCGATGCTCTACAACGGCGAGGAAGTCGGCAACGGCGAGGGCCCGGAGTGCGACGTGGCCGTCGACCCGATCGACGGGACCACGCTGCTGAGCAAGGGCATGCCGAACGCGCTGGCGGTGCTCGCGGTCTCCGAGCGGGGCACCATGTTCGACCCGTCCGCGGTGTTCTACATGGAGAAGATGGCCGTCGGCCCGGAGGCCGCGGGCCACATCGACATCAGCGCGCCGATCGCGGAGAACGTGCGCCGGGTGGCCAAGGCCAAGCAGATCGACGTCTCGGACGTGACGGTGTGCATCCTGGACCGGCCGCGCCACGAGCAGATCGTCAAGGAGGTCCGCGAGGCGGGCGCGCGGATCCAGTTCATCTCCGACGGCGACGTGGCGGGCGCGATCGCGGCGGCCCGGCCGGGCAGCGGCGTGGACATGCTGCTGGGCATCGGCGGCACACCGGAGGGCATCATCTCGGCGTGCGCGCTGAAGTGCCTCGACGGTGAGATCCAGACCCGCCTGTGGCCGCGCGACGACATCGAGCGCGCGAAGCTGCGCGAGGCCGGCCACGACGTGAACCAGGTGCTGACCACCTCGGACCTGGTGCGCGGGGACAACATGTTCTTCTGCGCCACCGGCATCACCGACGGCGCGCTGCTCAAGGGCGTGCACTACCGCGCGAACCGGTGCACCACGCAGTCGATCGTGATGCGGTCGAAGTCGGGCACCGTGCGGGTCATCGAGGGCCAGCACCGGTTGGCGAAGCTGCGCGAATACGCCGACGTGGACTACGTGGACGACTCCGCTCGCCACGGCCTGCTCCCTTGA
- a CDS encoding class II fumarate hydratase has translation MAEQDYRIEHDTMGEVRVPAAALYRAQTQRAVENFPISGRGLERAQIRALGLLKAAAARVNGRLGVLDAEVAEAIAAAADEVAEGAHDEHFPIDVFQTGSGTSSNMNANEVIATLASRKLGRDVHPNDHVNASQSSNDTFPTTIHVAATEAVLTDVVPALEHLASTIEGRAAEWTEVVKSGRTHLMDAVPITLAQEAGAWASQVRYGVERLRSGLPRLGELPIGGTAVGSGLNAPEGFGAAVSAELAEVTGLPLTEARDHFEAQAAQDSVVETSGHLRTVAVSLTKIANDLRWLGSGPRTGLAELALPDLQPGSSIMPGKVNPVIPEATLQVVAQVIGNDAAVAFAGSQGNFQLNVMLPVIARNVLESARLLAAVSRLLADKVFAGVEVNVEQARAYAEGSPSIVTPLNRYIGYEEAAAVAKQALKERKTIREVVLERGHVDSGKLTEEQLDEALDVLRMATGE, from the coding sequence ATGGCTGAACAGGACTACCGGATCGAGCACGACACGATGGGCGAGGTGCGGGTGCCCGCCGCCGCCCTGTACCGCGCGCAGACGCAGCGAGCCGTGGAGAACTTCCCGATCTCCGGGCGGGGCCTGGAGCGCGCCCAGATCCGCGCGCTCGGCCTGCTCAAGGCCGCCGCCGCCCGCGTCAACGGCCGGCTCGGGGTGCTCGACGCCGAGGTCGCCGAGGCGATCGCCGCCGCGGCCGACGAGGTCGCCGAGGGCGCGCACGACGAGCACTTCCCCATCGACGTGTTCCAGACCGGCTCCGGCACGTCGTCGAACATGAACGCCAACGAGGTCATCGCGACGCTCGCGTCCCGCAAGCTGGGCCGCGACGTGCACCCGAACGACCACGTCAACGCCTCGCAGTCGTCCAACGACACCTTCCCGACGACCATCCACGTCGCCGCCACCGAGGCGGTGCTCACCGACGTCGTCCCGGCGCTGGAGCACCTGGCGAGCACCATCGAGGGCCGCGCCGCCGAGTGGACCGAGGTGGTCAAGTCCGGTCGCACGCACCTCATGGACGCGGTCCCGATCACCCTCGCCCAGGAGGCCGGGGCTTGGGCGTCGCAGGTGCGCTACGGCGTCGAGCGGCTGCGCAGCGGCCTGCCGCGGCTGGGCGAGCTGCCGATCGGCGGCACCGCCGTCGGCTCCGGGCTCAACGCGCCGGAGGGCTTCGGCGCGGCGGTGTCCGCGGAGCTGGCCGAGGTCACCGGCCTGCCGCTGACCGAGGCGCGCGACCACTTCGAGGCCCAGGCGGCGCAGGACTCGGTGGTGGAGACCTCCGGTCACCTGCGCACCGTCGCGGTGAGCCTGACCAAGATCGCCAACGACCTGCGCTGGCTGGGCTCCGGCCCGCGCACCGGCCTGGCCGAGCTGGCGCTGCCGGACCTGCAGCCGGGCTCGTCGATCATGCCGGGCAAGGTCAACCCGGTGATCCCGGAGGCGACCCTGCAGGTGGTCGCGCAGGTGATCGGCAACGACGCGGCGGTGGCCTTCGCCGGTTCGCAGGGCAACTTCCAGCTCAACGTGATGCTGCCGGTGATCGCCCGCAACGTGCTCGAATCGGCGCGGCTGCTGGCCGCGGTGTCGCGCCTGCTGGCCGACAAGGTCTTCGCCGGCGTCGAGGTCAACGTCGAGCAGGCGCGGGCCTACGCCGAGGGCTCGCCGTCGATCGTCACGCCGCTGAACCGCTACATCGGCTACGAGGAGGCCGCAGCGGTCGCCAAGCAGGCCCTCAAGGAGCGCAAGACGATCCGCGAGGTGGTCCTGGAGCGCGGCCACGTCGATTCCGGCAAGCTCACCGAGGAGCAGCTGGACGAAGCTCTCGACGTGCTGCGCATGGCCACCGGCGAGTAG